One region of Skermanella mucosa genomic DNA includes:
- a CDS encoding ParA family protein: MTSSPNASPRTSPTHTIAIYNHKGGVGKTTVSLNLSVCLAAAGYRCLLVDIDPQQSSTTVLSRTGASPNLVDVIRKQAVIEDALHETVVQNLWIIPSTRALTLLETGLDDRVRPNHGLKRYLTFSEDRFDFVVIDCPPAMGLLSLSALIAADSVLIPTTSGAFSIQGVQRTVETVNALRGGLSPGLVVNGILVSLFEGTRRDQQTLKDLGSQFSGLLYRNRIRFDPEILKAEVKRAPSTLFNRGTHSTQDYIFLTAELLGRIHRHRRLPDAEFSFDTVTQAITETLAKPEFTTLAPDGEGDSGGVDPDKPAPGGSEAEGIDGGRRGGRVRQMALAAAIFVAGMVCGGSLATWLGPETLAMFQTAGAAD, encoded by the coding sequence ATGACATCGAGCCCGAACGCCTCGCCCCGAACCTCGCCGACCCACACGATCGCCATCTACAACCACAAGGGCGGCGTGGGAAAGACGACGGTTTCGCTGAACCTGTCCGTATGCTTGGCCGCAGCGGGCTACCGGTGCCTGCTGGTCGACATCGATCCCCAGCAGAGCAGCACGACCGTTCTGTCGCGCACCGGGGCGTCGCCCAACCTGGTGGACGTCATCCGCAAGCAGGCCGTCATCGAGGACGCGCTGCACGAGACCGTGGTCCAGAACCTGTGGATCATCCCGTCGACCCGGGCGCTGACCCTGCTGGAGACCGGGCTGGACGACCGGGTCAGGCCCAACCACGGGCTCAAGCGCTACCTGACGTTCTCGGAAGACCGCTTCGATTTCGTCGTGATCGACTGCCCGCCGGCCATGGGCCTGCTGTCGCTGAGCGCGCTGATCGCCGCGGACAGCGTACTGATCCCGACCACGTCGGGCGCCTTCTCGATCCAGGGCGTGCAGCGGACGGTGGAGACGGTGAATGCGCTGCGCGGCGGCCTCAGTCCCGGCCTCGTGGTCAACGGCATCCTGGTATCGCTGTTCGAGGGAACCCGACGCGACCAGCAGACGCTGAAGGATCTGGGAAGCCAGTTCTCCGGGCTGCTGTACCGAAACCGGATCCGCTTCGACCCGGAGATCCTGAAGGCGGAGGTCAAGCGGGCGCCCTCGACCTTGTTCAACCGCGGCACCCACTCGACCCAGGACTACATATTCCTGACCGCCGAACTGCTGGGCCGCATCCATCGGCATCGGCGCCTGCCGGACGCCGAGTTCTCGTTCGATACCGTCACGCAGGCGATCACCGAGACGCTGGCGAAGCCGGAGTTCACCACCCTGGCGCCCGATGGCGAGGGGGACTCGGGGGGTGTCGATCCGGATAAGCCGGCGCCGGGCGGATCGGAGGCGGAGGGCATTGACGGCGGCCGTCGCGGCGGGCGCGTCAGGCAGATGGCGCTGGCAGCGGCCATTTTCGTGGCCGGAATGGTCTGCGGCGGATCGCTCGCGACATGGCTCGGGCCGGAAACCCTTGCCATGTTCCAGACCGCCGGGGCCGCCGACTGA
- the egtB gene encoding ergothioneine biosynthesis protein EgtB has product MIDAMQDVIELAAAPSVRERLVRRFMRVRGRTVGLAAPLTPEDQIIQSMADVSPTKWHLAHTTWFFEVFVLNRYAQGYTAFDERFGYLFNSYYNNLGSRHPRPHRGMLSRPSADEVQRYRDHVNAACLRLIRQVPDETLGELSKILTLGFNHEQQHQELILTDIKHVFWSNPLLPAYQSAQNQPGATTAPQKWFEHAGGLVQIGCDGDGTGFCFDNETPRHHTYVQPFRFAGRPVTCGEYREFIEAGGYDKPKYWLSDGWNEVEAQQWRAPLYWQKQHGDWHVFTLSGLRPMVESDPVCHVSFYEAAAYAAWAGKRLPTEAEWELFGRTQQVDGNLMECGTLHPMASPCAGMGPWQMFGDVWEWTASPYSPYPGFKAPPGAVGEYNGKFMCNQMVLRGGSCVTPSDHVRATYRNFFPPAARWQFAGFRLAEDI; this is encoded by the coding sequence ATGATCGATGCCATGCAGGACGTCATCGAGCTCGCAGCCGCCCCGAGCGTGCGCGAACGGCTGGTACGCCGGTTCATGCGGGTCCGAGGCCGTACGGTGGGGCTGGCCGCTCCCCTGACCCCCGAAGACCAGATCATCCAGTCGATGGCCGACGTCAGCCCGACGAAATGGCATCTCGCCCACACGACATGGTTCTTCGAAGTCTTCGTGCTGAACCGCTACGCACAGGGCTATACGGCGTTCGACGAGCGGTTCGGTTACCTTTTCAATTCCTACTACAATAATCTGGGCAGCCGCCACCCGCGCCCCCACCGGGGCATGCTGTCGCGCCCGAGCGCGGACGAGGTCCAGCGCTACCGCGATCATGTCAACGCCGCGTGCTTGCGGCTGATCCGCCAGGTACCGGATGAAACCCTGGGCGAACTGTCGAAGATCCTGACGCTCGGGTTCAACCACGAGCAGCAGCATCAGGAATTGATCCTGACCGATATCAAGCACGTCTTCTGGTCGAACCCGCTGCTTCCGGCATACCAGTCCGCCCAGAACCAGCCGGGGGCGACCACGGCTCCCCAGAAATGGTTCGAGCATGCCGGCGGCCTCGTCCAGATCGGATGCGATGGCGACGGCACGGGCTTCTGCTTCGACAACGAGACGCCGCGGCACCATACCTACGTCCAGCCCTTCCGCTTCGCCGGGCGGCCGGTGACCTGCGGCGAGTACCGGGAGTTCATAGAGGCCGGCGGTTACGACAAACCGAAATACTGGCTGTCGGACGGCTGGAACGAGGTCGAGGCGCAACAGTGGCGCGCCCCGCTCTACTGGCAGAAGCAGCACGGCGACTGGCACGTCTTCACCCTGTCCGGGCTTCGTCCGATGGTGGAATCCGATCCGGTTTGCCATGTCAGCTTCTACGAGGCCGCCGCCTATGCCGCCTGGGCCGGCAAGCGGCTGCCGACCGAAGCCGAGTGGGAACTGTTCGGCCGGACCCAGCAGGTGGACGGCAACCTGATGGAGTGCGGCACGCTGCACCCCATGGCCTCGCCCTGCGCCGGGATGGGTCCCTGGCAGATGTTCGGCGACGTCTGGGAATGGACCGCCAGCCCCTATTCGCCCTATCCCGGCTTCAAGGCCCCGCCGGGCGCGGTCGGCGAATACAATGGCAAGTTCATGTGCAACCAGATGGTCCTGCGCGGCGGGTCCTGCGTCACGCCGTCGGACCATGTCAGGGCGACCTACCGGAACTTCTTCCCGCCGGCCGCCCGGTGGCAATTCGCCGGCTTCAGACTCGCCGAAGACATCTGA
- a CDS encoding IS701 family transposase — protein sequence MDRPDPPLPEAFCRWLAPALAVFSPTCRPQAAALAVGALLALGPRTVAGALRALGLAGRADFATFHRVLSRDVWSGLALARRLTRALVRVFAPLGPVVVGLDHTLERRRGPRVRPAAHYYDPVRSSRGRKVTSRGLRWVSAMLLAEVPFARKVWALPMLSALAPSQAFCQAEGRRYRPVTAWALSLLRLVRRWLPGRAMVAVMDGEFASVGLLRELGRAMTVVTRLRLDARLFDFPAPRPPGRGGRPATKGKAQTKLAKRRHDAGEPWQRFALLVRTGRRHAREAEFISGTALWHHPGEPPVAVRWILVRYPGSKRDPDALACTDLTADPLVILGWFSRRWLMELTYEEARAHLGVETQRQHADKAVFRTTPVLFGLYSLVALHVQAFAGQLDLTPRRAAWYPKTAPTFADALAAVRIALWTDLNFVTALDPGETVQIPRTVYVRLVQAAAYAP from the coding sequence ATGGACCGCCCTGACCCGCCGCTGCCCGAGGCGTTCTGCCGCTGGCTCGCCCCGGCGCTCGCTGTGTTCTCGCCGACCTGCCGGCCCCAGGCCGCCGCGCTGGCGGTCGGCGCCCTGCTGGCGCTTGGCCCGCGCACCGTGGCCGGCGCGCTACGCGCGCTCGGCCTGGCCGGACGGGCCGATTTCGCCACCTTCCACCGGGTGCTCAGCCGCGACGTGTGGTCCGGGCTGGCGCTGGCCCGGCGGCTCACCCGGGCGCTGGTGCGCGTGTTCGCCCCGCTCGGCCCGGTGGTGGTCGGGCTCGACCACACCCTGGAGCGCCGGCGCGGTCCCCGGGTCCGGCCGGCGGCACACTACTACGACCCGGTGCGCTCCTCGCGCGGGCGCAAGGTCACCAGCCGCGGCCTGCGCTGGGTCTCGGCCATGCTGCTGGCCGAGGTGCCGTTCGCCCGCAAGGTCTGGGCGCTGCCGATGCTCAGCGCGCTGGCGCCGAGCCAAGCCTTCTGCCAGGCCGAGGGCCGGCGATACCGGCCGGTCACGGCGTGGGCGCTCAGCCTGCTGCGCCTGGTGCGGCGCTGGCTGCCGGGGCGCGCCATGGTCGCGGTGATGGACGGCGAGTTCGCCTCGGTCGGCCTGCTGCGCGAGTTGGGCCGCGCAATGACCGTGGTGACCCGGCTCCGCCTGGACGCCCGGCTGTTCGACTTCCCGGCCCCGCGCCCGCCCGGCCGGGGCGGTCGGCCCGCCACCAAGGGCAAGGCCCAAACCAAGCTGGCCAAGCGGCGGCACGACGCGGGCGAGCCCTGGCAGCGCTTCGCCCTGCTGGTCCGCACCGGGCGTCGCCACGCGCGGGAGGCGGAGTTCATCTCCGGCACCGCGCTGTGGCACCACCCGGGGGAGCCGCCGGTCGCGGTCCGCTGGATCCTGGTGCGCTATCCCGGGTCCAAGCGCGACCCCGACGCGTTGGCGTGCACCGACTTGACGGCCGACCCGCTGGTCATCCTCGGCTGGTTCTCCAGGCGCTGGCTGATGGAACTCACCTATGAAGAGGCGCGCGCCCACCTCGGCGTCGAGACCCAGCGCCAGCACGCCGACAAGGCGGTGTTCCGCACCACCCCGGTGCTGTTCGGCCTGTACTCGCTGGTCGCGCTCCATGTCCAGGCCTTCGCCGGCCAACTCGACCTGACCCCGCGCCGGGCGGCCTGGTACCCCAAGACCGCCCCGACCTTCGCCGACGCCCTGGCTGCCGTACGCATCGCCCTGTGGACCGACCTGAATTTCGTCACAGCCCTGGATCCCGGCGAAACCGTCCAAATTCCTCGCACCGTCTACGTCAGGCTCGTCCAGGCCGCCGCTTATGCCCCCTGA